The following are encoded in a window of Brettanomyces bruxellensis chromosome 9, complete sequence genomic DNA:
- a CDS encoding uncharacterized protein (BUSCO:EOG09263M8W), with protein sequence MVLVGFRDKIRKSQDWSLGLFFLLCVVLLWVLSSFLLNDLFEKGIYSKPFLITWINTSAFTFYLIPYYLRYHLNKLSENSPIVRVLSSISSSAGQESRDQNDINDDIEAEAEAFDAEAANIESSNENNDNASMSGTSALIIVDSHKPEPLTFLETIHLSFWFCILWFVSNLLNNASLIFTSVSSQTILASTSSFFTIVIGYFTSLELLSKTKLISIALSIAGIILVTSNDNPVKNEAAEQAIMWGNLLALAGALCYGVYSILLKLNVKEDSRIDMKLFFGFVGLFNFLLLWPPLIIMNKLGYERLELPPNKSVYIIIIFNCIASFLADFLWARAMLLTSPLTVTVGLSMTIPVAMVCDFIFNLKWNSPVYMIGAMLICASFYMVNKDEQNDNNQRID encoded by the coding sequence ATGGTATTGGTTGGGTTTAGAGacaaaataaggaaatcgCAAGATTGGTCATTAggtctctttttcttgctatGTGTGGTGCTTCTCTGGGtcctttcttcatttcttttaaatgatctatttgaaaaaggaatttATTCTAAACCATTTTTAATCACATGGATTAATACTTCTGCATTCACGTTTTATCTTATTCCATACTACTTACGATATCATTTGAACAAACTATCCGAGAATTCTCCTATTGTTAGAGTTTTGtcttccatttcttcttctgccgGTCAGGAGTCAAGAGATCAAAATGATATAAACGATGATATTGAGGCTGAAGCGGAGGCTTTTGACGCTGAAGCAGCAAACATAGAAAGTTCCAATGAAAATAACGATAACGCATCTATGAGTGGAACAAGTGCATTGATCATAGTTGATTCTCACAAGCCAGAACCTCTCACATTTTTAGAGACCATACATCTCTCTTTCTGGTTTTGCATCTTATGGTTTGTTTCCAATCTTTTAAACAACGCATCCCTCATATTCACGTCTGTTTCATCACAAACAATATTagcatcaacatcatcattttttacTATAGTCATCGGCTATTTCACAAGCTTAGAACTTTTATCCAAAACGAAATTAATTTCCATAGCGCTTTCTATTGCTGGAATCATTCTCGTTACAAGCAACGATAACCCAGTTAAAAACGAAGCTGCTGAGCAGGCCATCATGTGGGGTAATCTTCTAGCCTTGGCTGGTGCTTTATGTTATGGTGTATACTCGATTCTGTTAAAGTTGAATGTCAAGGAGGACTCGCGTATTGATATGAAACTATTTTTCGGATTCGTCGGccttttcaatttcctgCTTCTATGGCCACCGCTAATCATTATGAACAAACTTGGCTACGAAAGATTGGAGCTTCCTCCTAACAAATCTGTTTACATCATAATCATATTTAACTGTATTGCTTCCTTTTTAGCAGATTTTCTTTGGGCCCGAGCAATGCTTTTAACATCACCTCTAACGGTAACCGTTGGTCTCTCTATGACAATCCCTGTGGCGATGGTCTgtgatttcattttcaatttaAAATGGAACTCACCTGTGTACATGATTGGTGCCATGCTCATTTGTGCATCATTTTATATGGTTAATAAAGATGAGCAAAACGATAACAATCAAAGGATTGATTGA